The following coding sequences lie in one Spinacia oleracea cultivar Varoflay chromosome 1, BTI_SOV_V1, whole genome shotgun sequence genomic window:
- the LOC110785494 gene encoding uncharacterized protein: MEEGGKEETLSIENSSMKEKETMEASKNFNQQDLFKALEVVERDSLAIAQSYTALFASLRSALSEVTSTSVDHIQCFSDAAGKLQESAIDAATRGNRFIHSCIRLNDEMKGMEDLAAHLKILKRNVDALDSASSRLLRIT; the protein is encoded by the exons ATGGAAGAGGGAGGGAAAGAGGAGACATTATCAATCGAGAATTCGtcaatgaaagaaaaagaaaccatGGAAGCTtcaaaaaatttcaatcaaCAAGACCTATTCAAAGCTCTTGAAGTAGTTGAGCGAGATTCACTGGCCATTGCCCAGAGCTACACCGCTCTATTTGCTTCTCTGCGATCAGCACTGTCCGAG GTTACCAGCACTTCAGTAGATCATATCCAATGCTTCAGTGATGCTGCCGGCAAGCTACAAGAGTCAG CAATTGATGCAGCAACAAGAGGGAATCGTTTTATTCATTCATGTATTAG GTTAAATGACGAGATGAAAGGCATGGAGGATTTAGCTGCTCATTT AAAAATCCTCAAGAGGAATGTAGATGCTTTGGACTCAGCAAGCAGTCGACTCCTTCGAATCACATGA
- the LOC130466130 gene encoding uncharacterized protein, with the protein MLWNRVAWSSIGVRHHGDGLQPKYSSCNPSKAVNYLLADSAWFGHPLGDIFHPLSVRALVNIASAAAAAAGVLATTVIDYKLEAAAAVLAEVESSNSGSSQLKQEQNQASLKSVYFHQLLDFLEVLCLNCDYHRWIEIFT; encoded by the exons ATGTTGTGGAATAGGGTGGCATGGAGCAGCATCGGGGTGCGACACCATGGAGATGGTTTGCAACCAAAGTACAGCTCATGTAATCCTTCTAAGGCCGTCAATTATCTGCTGGCCGACTCTGCCTGGTTCGGTCATCCATTGGGTGACATCTTTCATCCCTTGAGCGTCCGAGCACTGGTGAACATAGcttcagcagcagcagcagcagcaggtgTTCTGGCAACAACAGTTATCGATTACAAGCTAGAAGCAGCAGCAGCTGTTCTGGCAGAAGTAGAAAGCAGCAATTCTGGCAGCAGCCAGTTGAAACAAGAACAAAACCAAGCCAGCCTAAAGAGTGTTTATTTTCACCAGTTGCTGGACTTTCTTGAAGTTCTCTGCCTTAACTGTGACTATCACCGTTG GATAGAGATATTTacttaa